The following coding sequences are from one Salvia hispanica cultivar TCC Black 2014 chromosome 3, UniMelb_Shisp_WGS_1.0, whole genome shotgun sequence window:
- the LOC125212198 gene encoding uncharacterized protein LOC125212198 isoform X2, with translation MILPRSYLGLLLIYNRGSWIGPNGQYFRELPCPGCRGRGYTPCTECGIERSRPDCSLCSGKGIVTCNQCSGDCVIWEEWIDERPWEKARSVSPLKVKEDDEVDNLDIKLERRRKTKRVYQSSAPEVNLKISRSLKSLNAKTGIFSNRMKIIHRDPMLHAQRVAAIKKTKGTAAARNHASEVMKNYFSDPENRRKRSIAMRGVKFFCRNCGHEGHRRHYCPELQGKVTDTRFRCRLCGEKGHNRRTCPKSKSGEKKMVVRRNHCCSVCGQRGHNRRTCPQVSRVEPAGSVSVESVPSVSRKRA, from the exons ATGATCCTTCCGAGGAGCTACTTGGGCTTGCTGTTGATTTACAACCGAG GATCATGGATAGGTCCAAATGGTCAGTATTTTCGAGAATTACCCTGCCCGGGGTGCAGGGGAAGAGGTTATACCCCGTGTACAGAATGTGGAATAGAAAGATCACGGCCCGATTGCTCACTCTGCAGTGGAAAG GGTATAGTTACCTGCAATCAGTGTAGTGGAGATTGTGTTATTTGGGAGGAGTGGATCGATGAACGACCATGGGAGAAAGCCCGATCAGT TTCTCCCTTAAAAGTTAAGGAAGATGATGAAGTCGACAATTTGGATATAAAACTGGAGCGGAGGAGAAAAACAAAGCGAGTCTATCAATCCTCTGCTCCTGAAGTCAATCTGAAGATCAGCAGGTCACTAAAA AGCCTCAATGCCAAAACTGGAATATTTAGTAATCGGATGAAGATAATCCACCGTGACCCTATGCTTCATGCACAAAGAGTTGCTGCTATCAAG AAAACCAAGGGGACTGCTGCTGCAAGGAATCATGCTTCTGAAGTTATGAAGAACTACTTCTCTGATCCAGAAAACCGCCGCAAGAGAAGCATTGCAATGAGAG GGGTAAAATTCTTCTGCCGAAATTGTGGGCATGAAGGCCACAGGAGACACTACTGTCCGGAACTTCAAGGCAAGGTCACTGATACACGATTCAGATGCCGCTTGTGTGGTGAAAAGGGGCACAACCGCAGAACGTGTCCAAAGTCGAAATCAGGGGAAAAGAAGATGGTGGTTCGAAGGAATCATTGCTGCAGTGTTTGTGGCCAGAGAGGCCACAACCGGAGAACATGTCCACAGGTATCTAGAGTAGAACCAGCCGGTTCTGTAAGCGTAGAAAGTGTGCCATCTGTGTCTAGAAAAAGGGCATAA
- the LOC125212198 gene encoding uncharacterized protein LOC125212198 isoform X1 produces the protein MYSACSSSFKVLIPQLRYNHTKLRYSRKRLSFAPLPLPISITSSSTTDDNTAPSKHPQLGYDPSEELLGLAVDLQPRNVASAASKPGSWIGPNGQYFRELPCPGCRGRGYTPCTECGIERSRPDCSLCSGKGIVTCNQCSGDCVIWEEWIDERPWEKARSVSPLKVKEDDEVDNLDIKLERRRKTKRVYQSSAPEVNLKISRSLKSLNAKTGIFSNRMKIIHRDPMLHAQRVAAIKKTKGTAAARNHASEVMKNYFSDPENRRKRSIAMRGVKFFCRNCGHEGHRRHYCPELQGKVTDTRFRCRLCGEKGHNRRTCPKSKSGEKKMVVRRNHCCSVCGQRGHNRRTCPQVSRVEPAGSVSVESVPSVSRKRA, from the exons atgtACTCTGCTTGCTCATCGTCGTTCAAGGTGTTGATACCTCAGCTGAGGTACAACCACACTAAGCTGCGCTATTCAAGGAAAAGATTGAGCTTTGCTCCTTTACCTTTACCCATCTCCATCACCTCCTCTTCCACAACTGACGACAACACTGCACCTTCCAAACACCCACAA CTGGGATATGATCCTTCCGAGGAGCTACTTGGGCTTGCTGTTGATTTACAACCGAG GAATGTTGCTTCTGCTGCATCCAAACCAGGATCATGGATAGGTCCAAATGGTCAGTATTTTCGAGAATTACCCTGCCCGGGGTGCAGGGGAAGAGGTTATACCCCGTGTACAGAATGTGGAATAGAAAGATCACGGCCCGATTGCTCACTCTGCAGTGGAAAG GGTATAGTTACCTGCAATCAGTGTAGTGGAGATTGTGTTATTTGGGAGGAGTGGATCGATGAACGACCATGGGAGAAAGCCCGATCAGT TTCTCCCTTAAAAGTTAAGGAAGATGATGAAGTCGACAATTTGGATATAAAACTGGAGCGGAGGAGAAAAACAAAGCGAGTCTATCAATCCTCTGCTCCTGAAGTCAATCTGAAGATCAGCAGGTCACTAAAA AGCCTCAATGCCAAAACTGGAATATTTAGTAATCGGATGAAGATAATCCACCGTGACCCTATGCTTCATGCACAAAGAGTTGCTGCTATCAAG AAAACCAAGGGGACTGCTGCTGCAAGGAATCATGCTTCTGAAGTTATGAAGAACTACTTCTCTGATCCAGAAAACCGCCGCAAGAGAAGCATTGCAATGAGAG GGGTAAAATTCTTCTGCCGAAATTGTGGGCATGAAGGCCACAGGAGACACTACTGTCCGGAACTTCAAGGCAAGGTCACTGATACACGATTCAGATGCCGCTTGTGTGGTGAAAAGGGGCACAACCGCAGAACGTGTCCAAAGTCGAAATCAGGGGAAAAGAAGATGGTGGTTCGAAGGAATCATTGCTGCAGTGTTTGTGGCCAGAGAGGCCACAACCGGAGAACATGTCCACAGGTATCTAGAGTAGAACCAGCCGGTTCTGTAAGCGTAGAAAGTGTGCCATCTGTGTCTAGAAAAAGGGCATAA
- the LOC125210553 gene encoding protein FAR1-RELATED SEQUENCE 5-like, with translation MEEGGSSTMNEAYDSNMDEVVVVPECSKELKPVVGQKFKSLDFCFAFYDVYVRAVGFDTRKSQMRKTDGIITWYNVVCNRKGSKKSSEDDQANARSGYAVEEFNEVHNHYMVGTEHQQFMSINRKLDYVHHQFILDCSKANIGPTLTFNVLKEILGGFQLVGCNVGDIRNASRDIKAYAHGFDVQMVLDDMARKKEMSEAFTYEYEVNASNQLVALFWCDGLMKRNYHMFGDIVAFDTTFNTNRYCMIFAPFTGKDNHGRPVTFAAGLVSNEKTGAFEWLFRHFVQCMGFAPKMIVTDQDLGMRSAIEEILVGTRHRWCMWHIMHKLANKVPGRLLRDEDFKKEFNACVWSDLLEPDEFEEEWNGVLERYDLEDHGWLKTLYEYRQLWIPAYLRDFPMGSMIRTTSISESENSFYKKFLKPRNNIAEFYLNFNQAVDFQRNSRTKLDYQDATALPILATTLPFEKHASTLYTDSMFKKIQEEIVEGNDRCRILGFSSADSVDTYKLGDSLRHSYFVKHDRTDDSYSCDCKLFSRQGYLCSHVFFLFRNNEVKKIPDNYCASRWMKTPLVKAVHGHVDETLPTQSVFDERQNVSKQGISLFYGFLRRFETDIDVLRAFVGGLEELGNSLHAGTPLPTASEKRRMIEKFYGMERPEVVEVHPPDVVKTKGHASSSASRLISKREKAIKDATRPLRRCKACDELCHHDSRNCPMLKELETENELRKGKRKC, from the exons atggaagaaggtggTTCTTCAACAATGAACGAAGCTTATGATTCAAACATGGACGAAG TGGTTGTTGTACCTGAGTGTTCGAAAGAGTTGAAGCCTGTGGTTGGCCAGAAGTTCAAATCACTGGATTTTTGTTTCGCGTTCTACGATGTGTATGTGCGGGCTGTTGGTTTTGATACTCGCAAATCACAAATGAGGAAAACTGATGGTATAATTACTTGGTACAACGTGGTATGCAACAGGAAAGGCAGCAAGAAGTCGAGCGAGGATGACCAAGCAAATGCACGGTCTG GTTATGCTGTTGAGGAGTTTAACGAAGTTCATAACCATTACATGGTTGGGACCGAGCATCAGCAGTTTATGTCAATCAATCGAAAGTTGGACTACGTACATCACCAATTTATCCTTGATTGTTCAAAGGCTAACATAGGTCCCACGCTCACGTTTAATGTGCTGAAGGAAATTCTGGGTGGTTTTCAGCTCGTTGGCTGCAATGTTGGGGATATAAGGAATGCTTCACGAGACATCAAGGCATACGCTCATGGTTTTGACGTACAAATGGTTTTGGATGATATGGCTAGGAAGAAGGAGATGTCTGAAGCATTCACATACGAGTACGAGGTTAATGCTAGCAACCAGCTTGTTGCTTTGTTCTGGTGTGATGGTTTGATGAAGAGGAATTACCACATGTTCGGTGATATTGTGGCTTTTGACACCACCTTCAACACCAATAG GTATTGTATGATCTTCGCGCCATTCACGGGAAAGGACAATCATGGACGACCAGTGACTTTTGCTGCTGGTTTGGTAAGCAACGAGAAGACAGGCGCTTTTGAATGGTTGTTTAGACATTTTGTCCAATGTATGGGGTTTGCTCCGAAGATGATTGTTACAGATCAAGATTTGGGGATGAGATCGGCTATTGAAGAGATTCTTGTCGGGACTCGCCACAGATGGTGTATGTGGCATATCATGCATAAGTTGGCCAATAAAGTTCCTGGTCGGTTGTTGCGGGACGAAGATTTCAAGAAAGAGTTCAATGCCTGCGTCTGGTCGGATCTGCTTGAACCCGACGAGTTCGAAGAAGAGTGGAATGGAGTACTTGAACGTTATGACCTGGAAGACCATGGTTGGTTGAAGACATTGTACGAGTACAGGCAATTATGGATACCTGCATACTTAAGAGATTTCCCGATGGGCTCGATGATTAGGACCACCTCTATTTCTGAGTCAGAGAACAGCttctataaaaaatttctcaaGCCACGCAACAACATTGCCGAATTCTACTTGAATTTCAACCAAGCTGTGGATTTTCAGCGGAATAGTAGAACAAAGCTGGACTACCAAGACGCGACTGCCCTGCCTATATTGGCCACTACTCTGCCTTTCGAGAAACATGCTTCTACTCTGTACACAGATAGTATGTTCAAGAAAATACAAGAGGAGATCGTTGAGGGAAATGACAGATGTCGCATTTTGGGGTTCTCATCCGCAGACAGTGTTGACACCTACAAACTTGGAGACAGCCTTCGCCATTCCTACTTTGTGAAACATGATAGGACTGACGACTCATATTCTTGTGATTGCAAACTATTCAGTAGGCAGGGCTATCTGTGCAGCCATGTCTTCTTTTTGTTCCGTAACAATGAAGTAAAGAAGATTCCTGATAACTACTGTGCAAGTAGATGGATGAAGACTCCGCTGGTTAAGGCTGTCCATGGACATGTTGATGAGACTTTACCTACACAGTCCGTTTTTGATGAAAGGCAAAACGTTTCAAAGCAAGGGATCTCACTGTTCTATGGATTTCTTCGTCGATTTGAGACGGACATTGATGTGCTTCGTGCATTCGTTGGTGGATTGGAGGAACTTGGTAATTCACTTCATGCTGGAACTCCTTTGCCAACCGCTTCCGAAAAGAGGCGAATGATTGAAaaattttatggaatggaAAGGCCGGAAGTCGTCGAGGTCCACCCACCGGATGTGGTAAAGACGAAGGGGCACGCGAGCAGCTCCGCTAGTCGTCTGATTtcgaagagagaaaaggctatCAAGGATGCTACTAGGCCCCTTAGACGGTGTAAGGCGTGCGATGAGTTGTGTCATCACGACTCTAGAAATTGTCCTATGCTTAAAGAGCTTGAAACGGAGAATGAGCTGCGTAAGGGAAAGAGGAAATGTTga